AATTATATCATTTAGCTTATCGGCAATATCCTGCAAAGAAGAATTACTTTGAAGTGTTATTGCATGTACCTTATTTTGCCTTCCAATAATCATTTCACAAGTCTTTAAAAGCTCTAAAGCCAATGAGCCATGTGTTATAATTATAAATTCTATCATAAGCCATCCTTTTCAATGTCTCTATGCATTATTGATATCTTACCAATATTTAGATTAATTAACCGATTAAATAATTCATTAGTTAAAACAACTGATCTATGTTTACCGCCAGTACATCCCATTGACACGGTAAGATATTTTTTATCTTCACTAATATAAAGTGGCAATAGAAAAGTAAATATATCTGTTATTTTATTTAAAAATAGCTCAGCATTATTATCCTCTAGCACATATTGTCTTACTGATTCATCAAACCCTGTTAAATCCTTTAAAGATTCAACAAAATATGGATTTTTTACAAATCTCACATCAAATACAATATCTGATTCGGGTGGAATACCGTATTTAAAACCAAAAGATTGGAGAAAAATATTTATTTTCTGCTCAGAATTAACACTAAAACAATCTTCAATCTTCATGCGCAGAGAATGTATATTCATATTACTTGTATCAATAATAAGATCTGATATATCTTTTATGTCCAGTAGCATTTCTCTCTCTTTCTTTATTGCCATTACCATATTATCATTTAGTGGGTGCTTCCTCCTCGTCTCCTCAAATCTTCTAAGTAAAATATCAGTTTGTGCCTCCAAGAACAAAATAGTTATATTATATTTTTTTTTTAGATAATTAATAATATCGTATAGATTTTCCTTTGTAAAACTCCTAATATCAGCCGTTAAAGCTACCTTTTCTAGTTTAGTTTCATAATCAATTGTTAATTCCATGAATTTTGGTAGAAGCATCAGTGGGATATTATCAACGATATAATAACCTATATCCTCAAAACTCTTTAAGGCACTTGTCTTACCTGCGCCAGACATTCCAGTAATTATTATAAAATTTTTATTGCTCATCTTTCTTATGTTTATTCTCTAATCTCTCTCTATTTTTACTAATCTTTTCTAATAATTTATTACTTAATTCTTTAGAGGCATTCATCCCCATCTTTTTTAGAAGCAGATCTTTTGCTGCTGTCTCAATAAGCACTGACATATTTCTTCCAGGATAGACGGGTAAAACAATATAGGGAATCTTTTTTTCAAATATATTATAATATTTTGTATCTAAGCCTAATCTTTCACAATCTGCATATTTATCCCAATCCTTGAATTCAACAACTAGATCAATCTTATGTTCTAGCATTACTGCCCTTATACCAAACAACTCCCTTATATTAATTAGACCCAAGCCTCTTAGCTCTAAATAATATAAAAAATCAACATTAGCCTTGCCAATAAGCTGTCCTTTTTTCAAAAATACTTTAACCATATCATCTGCAACAAGGGTATGCCCCTTATCAACTAGCTCTAGCGCTGTTTCACTTTTACCTATCCCGCTTCTACCTATTAATAAAACCCCCAAGCCTAACATATTAAGTAAGGTACCATGTAATACTTTAAAGTAGGCTAATTCAGACTCTAAAAAAGATTGAATATTATTAATTGCAGTCTCTGTATCTAAATCAGTCCGAAATAGGGGCACTTTATAAATCTCAGCTATTTTTATTACCTCATATGGTATATCAAGCTTTTTTGTAACAACTAAACAGGCAACATCTTGTTCTAAAAGATTTTTTATAGAGCCACATCTTTTATCACTATCAAGGGACGATAGATAAGATATCTCAGTCTCCCCTAAGATCTGAATCCTATCCTTATGTATATGTTTTACAAAGCCCGCTAGTGCTAAAGATGGCTTTTGTATTTTATAACTACTAATATTTCTTACAGAGAGATAATCTTTGCCACAAATCAATTCTAGGTTAAGATAAATAGCACTATGATTTAATAGCTTTGATACTGGGATACTCATCCAAAATTATTGCATTCCTTTAAAATGGCTAAAATTTCATCATTGTCCACATCAGCTCTTATCTTATTAACAAAGGGTGTTTTTTTCACAAGATGGGAGATTTTAGCCAGTAGTCTTAAATGTAGAGTTAGATCCTTCTCAGGTGTAAGTAGTAGAAAAATTATTTTTACTGCTCTTTTATCCTCAGCTTCAAAATTAACACCCTTTGGAAGGATAGCCAACAGTAGATAGGGTTTTTCAATAAAGCTTATCCTTACATGGGGTATTGCAACTCCTCGTCCAATAGCAGTACTGCTCAGCTTTTCTCTTTCAATTAGCTGATTATATATAAACTCTTTATCTGGTAAATTATCTAATTCACACAACTTACCAACTAATAAGTATAATAAATCAGA
This Deferribacterota bacterium DNA region includes the following protein-coding sequences:
- the hprK gene encoding HPr(Ser) kinase/phosphatase, with protein sequence MSIPVSKLLNHSAIYLNLELICGKDYLSVRNISSYKIQKPSLALAGFVKHIHKDRIQILGETEISYLSSLDSDKRCGSIKNLLEQDVACLVVTKKLDIPYEVIKIAEIYKVPLFRTDLDTETAINNIQSFLESELAYFKVLHGTLLNMLGLGVLLIGRSGIGKSETALELVDKGHTLVADDMVKVFLKKGQLIGKANVDFLYYLELRGLGLINIRELFGIRAVMLEHKIDLVVEFKDWDKYADCERLGLDTKYYNIFEKKIPYIVLPVYPGRNMSVLIETAAKDLLLKKMGMNASKELSNKLLEKISKNRERLENKHKKDEQ
- the rapZ gene encoding RNase adapter RapZ, producing the protein MSNKNFIIITGMSGAGKTSALKSFEDIGYYIVDNIPLMLLPKFMELTIDYETKLEKVALTADIRSFTKENLYDIINYLKKKYNITILFLEAQTDILLRRFEETRRKHPLNDNMVMAIKKEREMLLDIKDISDLIIDTSNMNIHSLRMKIEDCFSVNSEQKINIFLQSFGFKYGIPPESDIVFDVRFVKNPYFVESLKDLTGFDESVRQYVLEDNNAELFLNKITDIFTFLLPLYISEDKKYLTVSMGCTGGKHRSVVLTNELFNRLINLNIGKISIMHRDIEKDGL
- a CDS encoding PTS sugar transporter subunit IIA, which gives rise to MKIADLLDIKHIIILNDKYEKSDLLYLLVGKLCELDNLPDKEFIYNQLIEREKLSSTAIGRGVAIPHVRISFIEKPYLLLAILPKGVNFEAEDKRAVKIIFLLLTPEKDLTLHLRLLAKISHLVKKTPFVNKIRADVDNDEILAILKECNNFG